Below is a window of Gossypium hirsutum isolate 1008001.06 chromosome A12, Gossypium_hirsutum_v2.1, whole genome shotgun sequence DNA.
ATCAATGGTGCTGATATTTACTTGTACATAAGACGTTTTCAGGTTAATTACACAATTACATATAAGAATTAAcccaaatattttatattaatcaatGGAGCACACAGTTTTTTATTTACTGAttcacattttttaaaataaataattatataattaaaaaaaacattagaaGTAGTTGGATATCACCAATGGTTGGTGGCTTCAATGTCAATGGCTATCCTTTTTCCCatgttttccaaaaaaaaaaaaaaaatccttgaaGCAACAGGCCAACAGACACATCCCCCTTTCAGTGataattatcaatatttaaatatgtaaatattatggtGCACTACTTGCTTGAAAGCTGTGAATGAATTTTTGTCAAACATTTCGGTTGGCTGCAGTGTTATGGTTAAAGAGAGGCAAAACAACAACACTCAGCTCTATGAACCTTCTTCTTCCACATGATGTCAAGCAAATAACCTAACTCTGTTTGATTGAACCGCTATTAATCATTCAACCATTTCTGTCATTTTGCAGTTTAAGATGATCATACATATATTAGCCATGAATCAAAGATATTGGTGATGATGCAGTTTTTGTCCATAGAGTGGGCACCACCTCACCTGATCACTAAGCTTAGAAGCAATTCCTTAAAAGAGATGAAGTCCGTGGGGGTTGGTGAAGCTAATTAGTCTTCTCTTCTATATTTGGTGCAAATCAAATGACCATACGTTACCAAGTAGCCCCACACAACAACACCAAACTTTCCTTCCTATCAATGCTGATAAGGTTACgggattttgaaatttaaaataaataaagaattggtcaagtttattaatataaattgacATATAAGCTCCTAACAAAATCTGCTTCCttggaaatgaaataaatattaactATTATAAATCATGCccttctcatatttctttttattttttaaaaagttaatttattaatttatttaatgaatgaAACCATACAAttcaagaaataataataataaacacttGTTGTAGATGGTGAATGACAAACTCCATCAACACAATAAAGGCTTTAGTCTTAGCATTAATAAAACATCGTGATACGTTGACAATTGGTTTTGTCACATCTTAAGCACAACATATTTAGAGTGATTGCGagcacttaatacgataagaAAATCAACCCTGAATGGTCCAAAGCAGCgagcaaaaattaataaaaaaatcgaGCATTCATCAAACTAGAGAAGACaacaataaaactatccttaaaatcacttgtaaaactaatgTTACATGCATAAACAAGATTGAAAAAACGTGTTACAAGAgcagacaaaaacttctaaaactgaaaatttattaaacaatgtaaaaacaaacaaaaaaatatataaaacttaaaacaatACAGATCCAAATCGACtcataaaatcatttattattttgaaatactctcaaaataaaaatatattaagaagCTGATGAGAACCACCCACTATCCAAGAAAAATTATTAGTGGCCAGTGGAATTTTAGCAAACAACATTTACTGTTATATGTCCATCACAACTTGTAAAGCGTAAAGTCATGTAGAGtcaaaaaaaattgatgaaagggataaaaaaatgattttttattttgcacATATCTCAGTTCCCCCAACACATTTAATCCTACAATTACTTTACAATTATCAATATCAActaaatcatcaaaattcaacaatttaatatgttttgacaACATCAcctaaaattatttatctcaaaCATCATAAGATTGATTCCATTACAACTAttataactttatatatatattcacaactAATCATTCAGGAGATATATTTTTCGGGTAAAGATTTCAGTCCTAatcatttttttctaattaaaaagaTTTGTTCATTTAAAATAATGTTGAATTCTTGGTTTAAATCATAGTTTTGTATTGTACGTGGCCAACAACTTAGCCAATTGTGGTCCAGCGCGAAGGATTTGTTAAACCAAAGAATTCTGAAGGATATTTTTTCCTTATAAGGATTGACATTTGCATGACGCAGGATCAAACTCAACATGTCCTGTTTTCTGACCTGGACCAATGACATTTGACTTCTAAAAGGGAGCACAAGAAATGGCATATAGGCTATCATTCCTCCGGAGTTCACCTACTACCACCATTGTGGATGTGGGCCACTGGGCCCTACACGTTGCTGAGATGTCCTCAGTCTTGGTGAAGCCCCAAATGGAGTTATCAGTTCCACTTTCcctgtttgtatatatatatacacatgctgTTGGATGGTTGGAGAATTCATTTAGCCCAATTCTCTTCTCTAATACACCCActgtaaaaaaaagagagaaatctGATCAGACGGTGAAAATGGGTAGCCTTGAAACTGAGAGAACAACCACAGGATGGGCTGCCAGAGATCCTTCAGGAGTATTGTCTCCTTACACTTACACTCTTAGGTATTCTCTAATTTTGctgttttgttttttaattttgttcaagGTTCATTTCTGGTTCGTACATGGTGATTTGCTGTAATAATAATCGTGTTTGCAGGAACACTGGTCCTGAGGATGTTTTCGTTAAGGTTATGTGCTGTGGAATCTGCCACACTGATCTTCATCAAGCCAAAAATGATCTTGGCATGTCAAACTACCCAATGGTTCCTGGGTACTACTACAACTGTTTTCTTTATGTTTCCAAGCCTGTTTCTTTATCTTCATGTTCATGAGTCAATGAATTTCTTTTGGACTTTTTGGATTGTGAATTTATTACTTTTTCCCAGGCATGAAGTGGTTGGTGAGGTGTTGGAAGTTGGGTCAGATGTAAGCAAGTTCAGAGTTGGTGATATTGTTGGTGTTGGTTGTCTTGTTGGATGTTGCAGAAACTGCCGACCATGCGACTCAGACAATGAACAATACTGTCTCAAGAAGATCTGGTCGTACAATGATGTTTACACTGACGGCAAACCCACCCAAGGTGGCTTTGCTGGTTCCATGGTCGTTGATCAAAAGTAAGAATCATAAACTATATGTGCTCTGCATGTTTATAGAGTAATTGAACAGGCCAAGATAAACTAGTTTCAGGGATTAAAAATAGCATTTGTGACATGATAAACGCTATCAGACCGAAAAAAAGTGATACCAAATACAAAAATTGATGTGATGCTTTTGCTTATTAGGTTTGTGGTGAAAATCCCAGAAGGAATGGCACCAGAACAGGTGGCACCGCTGTTATGTGCAGGGGTGACAGTTTACAGCCCATTGAATCACTTTGGTTTAATGGGGAGTGGGTTAAGGGGAGGAATATTGGGACTTGGAGGTGTAGGGCACATGGGGGTGAAGATAGCCAAAGCAATGGGGCATCACGTAACAGTTATAAGCTCATCTGATAAGAAAAAAGTGGAGGCTTTGGAGCATCTTGGTGCTGATGACTACTTAGTCAGCTCCGACGCTGAAGGGATGCAAAAGGCTGCTGATTCACTTGATTATATCATTGACACTGTGCCTGTTTTTCACCCACTTGAGCCTTACCTTTCATTGTTGAAACTCGACGGCAAGTTAATCTTGACTGGTGTTATTAACACCCCTCTTCAGTTTGTTTCCCCTATGGTCATGCTTGGTGAGTCTATTTCTTTAACTTTGAACCTATATATAGATGCTTCTTTGTTGGCTGCTCTGGTTTTTTTTGAGTGGAAGGCTAATTCTCTGTTTTCCCTGCCCAAAATTTGTATAGGGAGAAAGTCGATTACAGGGAGTTTTATTGGGAGCATGAAGGAAACAGAGGAAATGCTTAACTTCTGTAAGGAGGAAAATTTGACCTCAATGATTGAGGTGGTGAAGATGGATTATATCAACACAGCAATGGAGAGGCTGGAGAAGAACGATGTTCGATACAGATTCGTCGTGGATGTTGCTGGAAGCAAGCTTGATCAATAGAACCAAATTAAATACAAACACAAACTCTCTTTAATCAACAAAGAAATACTACATGTTTAAACATGACTGTTTGTCGTTGCTCTGTTTTCTCTCTTGTGTTCAACATGCCTTGTGGTaataaactaaaacatatatgtacGAGTTACTTCTTCTTTTGTTATTTCTGTTTTCCTTTTGAAGATGGAAATGCATAAATTATAGAGCTTGTTTTCTTCTAAATTGATGATGAACCaagtcttcttttttttttttaagttatattaGATTAGTAGGCAAATGACGAGGTAAAATGAATATATTTGGGGTTAGTTGGTGCCGGTGATATGTCCACTAAAAATTTGGCAGTGGGTGATGACTATCATGACGCTTTAGTGAGAGCGATGCATTACCCAATTCTCTCCACATAATATATTCTCAACCTGCGGCCACCACTATtcgaatttctttttatttatttaaaaaatctttaaacaGTAAATTTAATGATGCAACAGGCTGACCTTTCAACTCAATTTCAAGCAGTTTGAACTCATTAAATCGGGATCGCGAGTCTTGAATCACCATTATTCTACTCTAATTTAGCTTGGTTAATGACAGGGTTTTTGGTTTTaaagaaaaacagaaaagaaagaaTACTACCCTTTAACAAAAGGAATCATGTTAAGCCAGAAAGAGGAGAAGTGCCGGTTTTGTCGTTGGGCAGTGCATATATTGGCTTGGCCGGCAAATATTTGCCATCTTTAGTATATACATTATCGTTTATTAGACCGGAGATGCACGTGTAACGTTATCAGGATGATCTATTTTTTTgaatcaaaaaagaaaatgtCCGTCACGTTGTGGGTCAATGAAATGCtttttatttgcattttaattatgaattatttttaagatgcataatgttttatttagtttttttattttataaaaaaagagtTAATTTAGTTgtctattgattttttttatttttttaatctttaaaattataatttttatcaaatcaccccaaaattaatagaaaaattaatgtttttttaactttgttgacatttgaATTGTCACGTGGATGATacgtcaacatttaattaattttaaaaaaattaaaaattcaaaaaaatataaaaatcattgatatatataaattatttttaaaattttaaaaaattaattaatgttgACATGTCGTCCATGTGGCAATCCACATGTATGTCACGTCAACAAAATCaacaaacattaatttttccatctattttggggtgatttgagaAAAAATACAAGTCCAAGAACTAAAAAAGACAATAAATTAAATGAAGAATTAAAatgatttcttcttcttctttttttggtaAAGTTGTAGGGCCAAAAAAATATTATGCCTTTTAAAAAATACGGTAAACGgtcacgtaatcattctaaatAGGGCTCATTCttattttgatcatttaaaaATTGTGTTAATCTGATTATCATCCTTaaagaaattgatcaaatttGCCACTTAGTtattaagaaataagaaattatattatatatatttctaaatctataaaatcaatgataataatacaatataaaaattatttgcaTGCAGAATTGCAAACGCTTCCATTATCCAaaacaaataatcaaattcaGATCAGGTATGACTTgagaatattaaaattaataccATTAATTTGGtgtaaagaaattattttaataaaataaagctaCTGTTATGGCCAAATATTAGCTTGGTCCTGAGATGCCCGACCCAACTCACCTAACCAACAATATCAGCTCTCTTGGTGTCTATACTTTTATGGAATATGATGTTAATAAGCAGGCCATGCATGAAACTCACCTTAATGCATTTTACTATTTGATTGACTTTTTAAAGTTACACTATTGCCTCACAAATACTTAACCAACTTAAAACTACTACTACTAATAGAAACCCTGTATGCACCAGAAGGGACTAATATTCCTAATCACTCAAAACATATCTCCAATTACCattaaatatagatatatatcaAGCCAACCAAACAAATCATTTCATTTCTCTCATTCAAAGATAACCTAAAGATACTAGCACATCAAACATGAAAGAAAGCGAAACTGTGGAATttggtttcaaatttattatcACATAGGAAGGCACATATTGCATCATCCTGATAAGATTGGAATGGCAGACACAAGCAAGAAAACAAGCTAATTTTTTTAACAGTTCAGCGATTAAAGTAGTTCAAAATCTATAATGGCAAGTAAAATGAATTTAAGTGAACAAGTTATTTGATAGAGAGCTTCACTTCATCTTTTCAATTCCATTTGATGAGAGAATTAGAAGACCTTTTCGTTGTTAGCAgccaaaataaaactttacatgATCCAGTAGTGCCTTCTTCTGAGCTTCCAGAATATATAAAAACAGGGTTTATCATATTTCATGAATTAATGTTATCAAATTTCATTCCTGTGGAaactatgtatataaataaaacaaaataagaataaattgTAATAGATTAATACATGTgattaaaagtattaattgattCATTTGCTTCTAAAAATCTTACATTTCATCTTAATTCCAGAATGCTCCtttactttttatataaaaagaatcaTTGCAAAAATTCCATGAATACACaacatttttactaaattaagcatgcataaATAAAATCAATGCCAGAACATAATTAAATCCATGTCTTTTTTTAGCATGCGTACATACACATAAGCATATTTGCATATCACATCATGTAATACACATGTCCTAAAACATTCTCATTCGATCACCTAAAGTAAGTAAATATAGAAACCTTGTTTTCATCACTCACTAGTATCAATTTGATCTTTCTATTTCCTAGCTTTAGCTAATATACCTTGGTTAACAGAAAGTAGAGTGAACTTACGTGTTATCCGAGAAGCAACCGATATGATAAGCTTCAGGGGCATTAGAACCTTGATCTAATATAAGAAATCATTTCAATTAGAGACAAAGAAATCGATAACTTTACCATTCACTGTCTGAGAGCAGAAAGTGTGCTGCAAAAGCATTAGAAGCTGaatataaaattgaaaagaaattttaaaaaataacacacATTTATTTGAgagataaaacaaattaaaatgaaattgaagTGTCCATAAACTTACAGCTACATTATTCAAAAGAGCGGCGACTTCAAGCATAGAAGATCCAGGCAAATTGCTCACGAATCTGTAGGTTATAGTATTTTAATCAATAGGATTTGCAATTagaagattaaatttaaaaaattgggaaatttgagaagaaaaaaaaaagagattaactAACTGTTCTCTGAGGTGCTTGTTGGGATTCAAAGATCTTGGGAAGGAATCCATTGACGAAGAGTTTGAAAACGCAGTTGTGAATTTATTACAGAAGATCAGAGCTAAGCAAGTAAAACAGGAAAAAAATGGAGAAACTAGAATCAAGTTTCTATAATATTATAGAAACCAAATACCCCAGTAAGAGAGGTGGAAGCGTGAAAGGACAACATTTTCTATTAACTAATCTTCTATATTCAAAGAAAACATAATCTGCTGATGAATACCTTTAAGAGGAAAATAGTGTTCACATCACGACTAGAATTGTAGTCCTCTCAAGATGGCTGCACATTACAAGGGAAAATTGACACAACAATATAAAAACAATACAAAAAGGACAGAGCAATTGATGTTCACAGTAAGGTTAACTGTTGGCTACTAgtgttattaaaaaagaaaaaacaaaatcagCATGACCGAATTCCAAATATGTGCAGTCAAAATTAACACCAAAACTTGTTAAGAACCAACAAATTAAGTTGAACTCAAAGATCATTCTGAGCGATAATTATGAAATCTACAACAAAAATACATAAAACAATAAaggaatatatatacataaaggacCAAGGAGAGCAACAAAATCATGCAAGAACTTCTATCCTCTTCCATAATGGACAAACTTAGCAAAGTACAAGTAAATACCTTCTTAGAAGACGAAAACAAACTAAAGCTGTGAATAGCTTCATTCCAAGCATCACATATTGCATTTAAAGGATGCAGGGATTCAGCAATAATGCATTGTAGTATCAAGCACGTCACGAGATTGAGGTTGCCGAATGAGTTACCAGAGCAACAGTATTTCTAGTTGTTGGTGGCCGGTGATTAGCTGTGTTTTCTAGCCGCTCCCATGCTTTTTTCCGTTTCTCGGAGGATTTGCTTAGCTCTGCTTTTTCTTCCTTTAAATGAATAAGGCAAGACATGAAAAATCCATCATCAATATCCATGAACATCTTCCTGACATTATCTAGACATCTCAATTGTTGTAAAACAAAGACATGTAACTGAAAAGTTTAACAGCTACCCTCATTTTAAGACATCAGTAAGTCCCCACAAAACTATCGCTGGGCACGGAGTTGACCGACGTATGTTACATTCAGGTCAAACATATGTAACTAAGCTCGGTCTTATTTAAGCCAACCATAAAGCTGCAAACCCTTAGTTTAGACGTTATGTAACTCGTTAAATTGGGGCCTACCCCTAAGTTTTCTCGAGTTATGCTCACTTCTGGTCAAAACTCAAACATGGCGGTGGTGTATGGTAGATCAGTgtcaaatcataaaacatatcatCAGACTAGAAGATACATCTAGTCATTACAGGTCAAACATAGAGATATAACTAAGCTCAGTCTTATTTAAGCCAACCATAAAGGTACGAACCCTTAGTTTAGACATTATGTAACTCATTAAATCAAGACCTCACCCGCCCTCCTGAGTTTTCTCGAGTTATGCTCACTTCTGGTCAAAACTCAAACATGATGGTGTATGGTAGATTAgtgtcataaacatatcattcgaTTCAAAGATAACATCTAGTCATTACATTTCTTAACAAGTTAATAGATGCGTGTTTTAAGGCAGTATCGTAAAAGGATCAAGATGAGAACATACTAGGCACAAGATGTATAATCAAGGCAATAATGAGATGCAAAGTGAGCATATTAAGGTATAGAGAAATTTACCTGGAAGTGGAAACTGTTAATGCAACGACCAATCTGCCAAGACAATGGGACCATAACTTTTTGGAATTCCACCATGTCGATTTCTTCCAAAATATCCTTCAACTCGTCGAGAAACATCACCTCCTTCTGGCTGTTTGTTATTGGCCAGTACTTCAATAGCCCCTTTATCACTATACTAGATAGCTTCGGGTCCTTATCGATGAACTGAGTGACACAATAAGACAATTGTTGAAAGTAAACTCCCAAAGTTTTTGGCTTGTGCAGCGGAATCAAAACCCTCTGCAAGAAGATCTTATGCTCCTCCTTTAAAGGCAGAGCGAATCCGCTGATTATACTCCCAAAATGAAACCCTAACAGATCGAGAGAAAAGGAGTAGCTATGGTGTATTGACTTGGTGTTGCTAGAAATGGGAAATTTGGGGGCAAATTTTGAGAGTTATTTGGGGGATTTTGGGACAAACGAGCGGCTAATCAAAAATTggggattttgattttttttacggcgttttcactaaaaacgcCATTATAGCTtaattttttgtggcgctttacTTAAAAACGCTActattgattaattttaattttttttcatttttaacatatttttttatttttctctttcaaaatttttgtgcTGAGATTAttatctttttgaattttttttaaattttaaatattaaaatttttaattaaaatattgattaaaatattaaatttttaatttttaatttttttaattttaatttttttaatttttaaatttttaatttttaattttttaattttttattttttgagtttattttttatttcggtttaatgtgtaattgtagacgtgaaattataattgtggtttaaatgtatagttgaaactttagttttgatttaatcatacacatttaaaaaaataaatacatcaatatatttttatattgaataaatataaatatttatgtatccatgcaatatataaatataaaatgatgttatatcaataattgtgtaaaagaaaatgaaaaaacgtggagacacaaatatatattttaaaaagaaaatgagttaCAATTAAAAAACGTGGAGACACAAATGAGTGCAGAGAATTTTTGttcgtataaataaataaatattttaattaatcagtttagataaatattaaaatagtataaacaaaaaactattaataaaatttaaaaggtaaacttatcatttaaaacgTTTTCCACAAAATATCCCTTCAAtccattaaattaattatagggtttaggatttaattattgaatatgatTCACTTGAGATTAACATACTATATACCCATGGccattaaaccttaaaccataaaaccGTAAACTAtagaccttaaaccttaaatattaaaccgtaaaccaaaaaataaatttaatcaatattaactattgcttccataatttattatgaacataagcttttacattaatatatatgtatatacacatcaacatccatgtgatgttttttggggtttagggttttaaaagttATAGTTTAGTATTTTGGGGTTTAGGTTTTTAGAGGTTATAGTTTAGTGTTCATGATTTtttgggggtttagggttttaggagtaatatgacttttagcggcgttttacagaaagcgccgctaatggtccgacttttagcggcgttttaccgaaagcgccgctaatgctccgacttttagcggcattttaccaaaagcgccgctattgctctatgttttacaatttttgcagcgttttttgataaaacgccgctaaaaaagcCGCTAAAACCCTATTTTCCTATAGTGAATCATTAaacttcaaccatatgaacttacctgggtcgatttgtaaaatttgtgaaaattcagggacta
It encodes the following:
- the LOC107938254 gene encoding cinnamyl alcohol dehydrogenase 1 translates to MAYRLSFLRSSPTTTIVDVGHWALHVAEMSSVLVKPQMELSVPLSLFVYIYTHAVGWLENSFSPILFSNTPTVKKREKSDQTVKMGSLETERTTTGWAARDPSGVLSPYTYTLRNTGPEDVFVKVMCCGICHTDLHQAKNDLGMSNYPMVPGHEVVGEVLEVGSDVSKFRVGDIVGVGCLVGCCRNCRPCDSDNEQYCLKKIWSYNDVYTDGKPTQGGFAGSMVVDQKFVVKIPEGMAPEQVAPLLCAGVTVYSPLNHFGLMGSGLRGGILGLGGVGHMGVKIAKAMGHHVTVISSSDKKKVEALEHLGADDYLVSSDAEGMQKAADSLDYIIDTVPVFHPLEPYLSLLKLDGKLILTGVINTPLQFVSPMVMLGRKSITGSFIGSMKETEEMLNFCKEENLTSMIEVVKMDYINTAMERLEKNDVRYRFVVDVAGSKLDQ